Proteins from a genomic interval of Corynebacterium deserti GIMN1.010:
- a CDS encoding replication-associated recombination protein A produces MAQDSLFETPDTPESDGRSSALSNSKAATQYFHPGGHAPLAARMRPRTLDEVVGQQHLLGEGRPLRRLIEGSGDASVLLYGPPGTGKTTIASLISAAAGDRFVAMSALSSGVKEVRAVIERARMDLQLGLRTVLFIDEVHRFSKTQQDALLSAVENRIVLLVAATTENPSFSVVSPLLSRSLLLQLESLSDADIKHLLQRALEDERGLAGRITATDEAIDQLVLLAGGDARRGLTYIEAAAEAVGDGDVLDIDTVMANVNRAVVRYDRDGDQHYDVVSAWIKSIRGSDVDAALHYLARMIDAGEDPRFIARRLVVHASEDIGMADPQALQVAVAAAQAVQLIGMPEARINLAQATIHLATAPKSNAVIMAMDQALSDVAQGHIGTVPPHLRDGHYEGAKKLGNAIGYKYPHDDPRGVVRQDYLPDNLKDRVYYQPTEHGAEKRIAEYIGRLRRIIRGLK; encoded by the coding sequence ATGGCCCAGGATTCACTGTTTGAAACACCCGACACCCCGGAATCCGATGGACGCTCATCAGCTCTGAGTAATTCCAAAGCGGCAACCCAGTATTTTCACCCAGGTGGGCACGCACCGTTGGCAGCCCGCATGCGACCCCGCACCCTTGATGAGGTAGTGGGGCAGCAGCACCTGTTAGGTGAGGGCCGTCCACTGCGAAGGCTTATTGAGGGATCCGGTGACGCCTCGGTCCTTCTTTACGGCCCTCCCGGCACCGGAAAAACCACCATCGCCTCGTTAATTTCCGCAGCAGCAGGCGATCGCTTTGTGGCCATGTCTGCACTGTCCTCTGGCGTGAAAGAAGTCCGTGCAGTAATTGAACGAGCCCGCATGGACCTGCAGCTTGGTCTTAGAACAGTGCTGTTTATCGATGAGGTCCATCGGTTTTCCAAAACCCAGCAAGATGCACTGTTGTCTGCTGTGGAAAACCGCATCGTCCTTCTCGTGGCAGCCACCACGGAAAACCCTTCCTTTTCTGTGGTCTCGCCACTGTTGTCTCGCTCCCTCTTGCTTCAGCTGGAATCGCTGAGCGACGCTGATATTAAGCATCTTCTCCAACGGGCATTAGAAGATGAGCGAGGTCTTGCAGGACGTATTACCGCAACCGATGAAGCCATTGATCAGCTTGTTCTTCTTGCCGGTGGTGATGCCAGGCGTGGACTGACCTACATCGAAGCAGCAGCAGAAGCTGTAGGAGACGGTGACGTCCTCGACATTGACACGGTCATGGCCAACGTCAACCGCGCAGTGGTGCGCTATGATCGCGACGGTGACCAGCACTATGACGTGGTCAGCGCGTGGATTAAGTCCATCCGAGGGTCTGATGTGGATGCTGCGCTGCACTACTTGGCCAGGATGATCGATGCCGGTGAAGATCCTCGATTTATTGCCAGGCGCCTGGTTGTGCACGCGAGTGAAGACATCGGAATGGCCGATCCTCAGGCGTTGCAGGTTGCTGTTGCTGCAGCTCAAGCTGTCCAATTGATTGGTATGCCAGAAGCGCGCATTAACTTAGCGCAAGCAACCATCCATTTGGCCACGGCACCTAAATCCAACGCGGTCATTATGGCGATGGATCAAGCGCTTAGTGATGTAGCGCAAGGCCACATTGGTACGGTGCCTCCGCATCTTCGCGACGGCCATTATGAAGGTGCGAAAAAGCTCGGCAACGCCATCGGATATAAGTATCCCCACGATGATCCCCGGGGAGTAGTGCGCCAGGATTATCTGCCCGACAACCTCAAAGATCGCGTGTATTATCAGCCCACCGAACACGGCGCAGAGAAGCGGATTGCAGAATATATTGGCCGTTTGCGACGCATCATTAGAGGCCTGAAGTAA
- a CDS encoding phosphotransferase family protein, with product MLSHKEIVEAAEDLLSKRYGGVQTLSDVEQLNGSGTAAVLRARVANSPFLQQRSVVIKYVPSTGDLFDDSALVREIVSYQFTTSLSEEVRPGPVILAYDIDKRIMVISDSGNGDTFAELLNQRTGDQRMQILRNLGQSLGSLHASTADREEDFNILMSRMLAKYPATADMQRNRDRLLPSAIEVGKKILVDAGITVPEVVEEFARVAERRLISGRHRAFTPFDLSPDNIIVSERTHFLDYEVAGFRDATFDVACVIAGFPQFIFSRPISDDEVDELIDSWVQEVRGIWPNVNNEIRLQARIVTALIGWALSSVTFMKVGSISSLLSLQIGSDDGTTSLNLDYLNEIIIPRSDDDNDLVRQDLHETFAALQRFAARGLDQRFPEVAKFAEDVVRLFIDND from the coding sequence ATGCTGAGCCACAAAGAAATTGTCGAGGCCGCAGAAGACTTGTTGTCTAAACGCTACGGTGGCGTGCAAACGCTTTCTGATGTGGAACAGCTCAACGGATCGGGTACCGCAGCCGTCTTACGTGCGCGCGTAGCCAATTCTCCTTTCCTCCAACAACGCTCCGTGGTCATCAAATACGTCCCATCCACTGGTGACCTATTTGATGATTCCGCACTGGTGCGCGAGATCGTCTCCTACCAATTCACTACCTCGTTGTCGGAGGAAGTCCGCCCCGGACCGGTGATTTTGGCCTATGACATTGACAAGCGCATCATGGTCATCTCTGATTCCGGTAACGGCGATACGTTCGCCGAGCTGCTCAACCAGCGCACCGGCGACCAACGCATGCAAATCCTGCGCAACCTCGGTCAATCCTTGGGTAGCCTGCATGCATCCACCGCAGACCGTGAGGAGGACTTCAACATCCTCATGTCGCGCATGCTCGCCAAATACCCGGCGACGGCAGACATGCAGCGCAACCGCGACAGGTTGCTGCCCTCAGCAATTGAGGTGGGTAAAAAAATACTTGTCGACGCCGGGATCACCGTCCCAGAAGTGGTTGAGGAGTTCGCGCGCGTTGCTGAACGACGCCTTATTTCAGGCCGTCACCGAGCCTTCACGCCGTTTGACCTCTCACCAGACAACATTATCGTCTCTGAACGCACCCACTTCCTTGACTACGAAGTAGCTGGCTTCCGCGACGCCACCTTTGATGTAGCGTGCGTGATTGCTGGATTCCCTCAGTTCATCTTCAGTCGCCCGATCTCTGATGATGAAGTTGATGAACTCATTGACTCCTGGGTGCAGGAAGTTCGTGGCATCTGGCCCAATGTCAACAACGAAATCCGCCTTCAGGCGCGTATCGTCACCGCCCTCATCGGCTGGGCACTGTCGAGCGTGACCTTCATGAAGGTCGGATCCATCAGCAGCTTGCTCAGCCTACAAATTGGCTCAGACGATGGCACCACGTCGCTGAACCTGGATTACCTCAACGAGATCATCATCCCTCGCTCAGACGATGATAATGACCTTGTCCGCCAAGACCTTCACGAAACCTTCGCAGCCCTGCAGCGCTTTGCCGCTCGCGGACTCGATCAACGTTTCCCCGAAGTAGCCAAGTTTGCGGAAGATGTTGTGCGCCTGTTCATCGATAATGATTAA
- the aspS gene encoding aspartate--tRNA ligase encodes MLRTHLSGELRKENAGQSVTLTGWVNRRRDHGGVIFIDLRDRTGIAQVVFRNEDVAERAHALRSEFVLRVTGVVEERPEGSQNPNLASGDIEVSVTEFEVLNESAPLPFQIEDSSSAGEVGEETRLKYRYLDLRRPVQANALRLRSAANKAARTVLDSHDFTEIETPTLTRSTPEGARDFLVPARLRPGTFYALPQSPQLFKQLLQVAGMERYYQIARCYRDEDFRADRQPEFTQLDVEMSFVDQDDVIALGEEIISEVWKLIGYEIKTPIPRMTYADAMRRYGSDKPDLRFDIEITECTEFFQDTTFRVFKNEYVGAVVMTGGASQPRRQLDAWQEWAKQRGAKGLAYILVGEDGELSGPVAKNITDAERAGIAAHVGAQPGDCIFFAAGDTKSSRALLGAARGEIAKKLDLIKDGDWAFTWIVDAPMFEPAADATASGDVALGNSKWTAVHHAFTSPKPEFLDNFDTNPGDALAYAYDIVCNGNEIGGGSIRIHQRDVQERVFEVMGISGEEAREKFGFLLDAFAFGAPPHGGIAFGWDRIVSLLGGFDSIRDVIAFPKSGGGIDPLTDAPAPITPQQRKEAGIDAKPKPKAAAADAPAASGAEAE; translated from the coding sequence GTGCTGCGCACTCATCTCTCAGGCGAGCTTCGTAAAGAAAACGCAGGCCAGTCAGTAACCCTGACCGGCTGGGTCAACCGTCGCCGTGACCACGGTGGCGTGATCTTCATCGATCTTCGCGACCGTACTGGCATTGCCCAGGTTGTTTTCCGCAATGAGGACGTTGCTGAGCGTGCACACGCACTGCGCAGCGAATTCGTCCTACGCGTCACCGGCGTCGTCGAAGAGCGCCCAGAAGGATCTCAGAACCCTAACCTTGCATCCGGCGACATTGAAGTCAGCGTCACCGAATTTGAGGTACTCAACGAGTCCGCTCCACTTCCTTTCCAGATTGAGGATTCCTCCTCTGCTGGCGAAGTTGGCGAAGAGACCCGTCTGAAGTACCGCTACCTAGACCTGCGTCGCCCAGTTCAGGCGAACGCTCTGCGTCTGCGTTCTGCTGCCAACAAGGCCGCACGCACCGTGTTGGACAGCCACGATTTCACCGAGATCGAGACCCCAACCTTGACTCGTTCCACCCCAGAAGGCGCACGTGACTTCCTGGTTCCAGCTCGTCTGCGCCCAGGCACCTTCTACGCATTGCCACAGTCCCCACAGCTGTTCAAGCAGCTGCTGCAAGTTGCTGGCATGGAGCGCTACTACCAGATCGCTCGTTGCTACCGCGATGAGGATTTCCGTGCAGACCGCCAGCCAGAGTTCACCCAGCTGGACGTTGAAATGTCGTTTGTGGACCAGGATGATGTCATCGCACTGGGCGAGGAGATCATCTCTGAGGTGTGGAAGCTGATCGGATATGAGATCAAGACTCCAATCCCACGCATGACCTACGCCGATGCAATGCGTCGCTACGGCTCCGACAAGCCAGACCTGCGCTTTGATATTGAAATCACCGAGTGCACCGAGTTCTTCCAGGACACCACATTCCGTGTGTTCAAGAACGAATACGTCGGCGCAGTTGTTATGACCGGTGGCGCATCGCAGCCTCGTCGTCAGCTTGATGCATGGCAGGAATGGGCAAAGCAGCGCGGCGCCAAGGGACTTGCCTACATCCTCGTCGGTGAAGACGGTGAACTGTCCGGACCAGTAGCTAAAAACATCACCGATGCCGAGCGCGCAGGAATTGCAGCTCACGTTGGTGCACAGCCAGGCGACTGCATCTTCTTTGCAGCAGGAGATACCAAGTCTTCCCGCGCACTGCTTGGTGCAGCTCGAGGTGAGATCGCTAAGAAGCTTGACCTGATCAAGGACGGCGACTGGGCATTCACCTGGATCGTCGACGCTCCAATGTTCGAGCCAGCAGCAGACGCCACCGCATCCGGCGACGTTGCACTGGGCAACTCCAAATGGACCGCAGTCCACCATGCCTTCACCTCACCTAAGCCAGAGTTCCTGGACAACTTTGACACCAACCCAGGGGACGCACTTGCTTACGCATACGACATCGTGTGCAACGGCAACGAAATCGGTGGCGGCTCAATCCGTATCCACCAGCGCGACGTGCAGGAACGCGTTTTCGAGGTCATGGGCATTAGCGGTGAAGAAGCACGCGAGAAGTTCGGCTTCTTGCTTGACGCTTTCGCATTCGGCGCACCTCCACACGGCGGAATCGCCTTCGGCTGGGACCGCATCGTGTCCCTGCTCGGTGGCTTTGATTCCATCCGCGACGTCATCGCTTTCCCTAAGTCCGGTGGCGGAATTGATCCACTGACTGACGCTCCTGCACCAATTACCCCGCAGCAGCGTAAGGAAGCAGGCATTGACGCGAAGCCAAAGCCAAAGGCAGCTGCGGCTGATGCGCCTGCAGCTTCTGGGGCAGAGGCAGAGTAG
- the ypfJ gene encoding KPN_02809 family neutral zinc metallopeptidase, producing the protein MTFRGDVSRSGGSARKGGGGRGMAVGGGIGGLLLVGLFILLGGNPSQIDEVLGGGQGQVESGEAGNFDHCQTGEDANNYDDCRLYYTSFSVNEMWAAVLPAQANIEYVEPTLAIFENTTQSGCGLASASTGPFYCPTDQDAYFDLSFFEQMRQFGAENAPLAQMYIVAHEFGHHVQNLEGTLGLSDYNNPGEDSNAVKIELQADCYAGIWANHADKGENRMLEPITESELDSALTAAAAVGDDNIQERSGGEVNPESWTHGSSQQRKDAFLAGYNTGQMSSCDFLERGVYQDS; encoded by the coding sequence ATGACTTTTCGTGGAGATGTATCCCGCTCAGGCGGAAGTGCCCGCAAAGGTGGCGGTGGCCGTGGAATGGCAGTTGGTGGCGGCATTGGCGGCCTGCTGCTGGTTGGTCTGTTCATTCTGTTAGGTGGGAACCCGAGCCAGATCGACGAAGTTCTTGGTGGCGGACAAGGACAGGTGGAATCCGGTGAAGCAGGAAATTTTGATCACTGCCAAACCGGCGAAGACGCCAACAACTACGACGATTGCCGCCTCTACTACACCTCATTTTCTGTTAATGAAATGTGGGCAGCCGTCTTGCCTGCACAGGCAAACATTGAATACGTCGAGCCAACGCTCGCGATCTTTGAGAACACCACTCAGTCCGGTTGTGGCCTGGCCTCTGCGTCCACTGGACCGTTCTACTGCCCTACCGATCAGGACGCTTACTTTGATCTGAGCTTCTTCGAGCAGATGCGCCAGTTCGGTGCAGAAAATGCCCCTCTTGCTCAGATGTACATCGTGGCCCACGAGTTCGGGCACCACGTGCAAAACCTCGAAGGCACCCTCGGTTTGTCTGACTACAACAACCCCGGCGAGGATTCCAACGCTGTGAAGATCGAGCTGCAGGCCGATTGCTACGCCGGCATCTGGGCCAACCACGCCGATAAGGGCGAAAACCGTATGCTCGAGCCCATCACCGAGTCTGAGCTAGATTCCGCGTTGACTGCTGCCGCAGCAGTCGGAGATGACAACATTCAGGAACGCTCCGGCGGCGAAGTAAACCCTGAAAGCTGGACTCACGGTTCTTCCCAACAGCGCAAGGACGCCTTCTTGGCTGGCTATAACACCGGCCAAATGAGCTCCTGCGATTTCCTTGAGCGCGGCGTGTACCAGGATTCTTAA
- a CDS encoding DEAD/DEAH box helicase, with the protein MDRAQIYALLDRTQRVLTLAEQAQEALRLLSIKQVVQVTSKGELDPDGTVSLIAPSTIVWPENLFASVFVDGLHAETTIKNFLTSMAVIPGLYQEVRSAQGGLLSRLFNPFKSQAGDQAAFDLMVKLDELSPQEADVSRLVEGVHAARARQAQGVEIFPGVHGLGERYLESARTQLAGAIGISTPHFESWDAAKLSLARRVVQRYSNDPNSEFRLKSEAENCLEDLNAQRVEILLRQLPVDALRTATSHRLRFGSLDSIQVSSVADVLRTHESVLTSVPGIGPQTAQRMKAAAQTLKQEALGRQTVSIGEDATVAAIELVRVLARFDQTESLTPEERARRSRVLDYVFAIPPSSQTYIVVSDGSAEAKDIFDQFADDLRWIEANPNLFYPQSITTPSADIWQDYLNRPAHYQSLLATLLGRDVEGADELLDQSTLHRIRELKLDATHVKDLHLRGYQSFGARFAIVQNKVLLGDDMGLGKTVQAISVAAHLTATEKDFRTLVVVPASVLVNWARECRRFTDLPIFIAHGEEKQDAINAWTNTNGIAVCTYDGVRAMDIPAPGLLIIDEAHLIKNPSTKRTQAVRTLIDASPYALLMTGTPLENKVDEFVNLVRYIQPDLITRGMSTMQADDFRARIAPAYLRRNQADVLDELPERTDSIDWIELTAADRAAYDEQVRAGSWMGMRRSPMLSPTPKDTSAKMQRILELLKEAEEHGRKALIFTFFLDVLDELEKHLGGRVIGRISGQVPATKRQELVDALSQANPGSALIAQIGAGGVGLNIQSASLCIICEPQIKPSIEHQAVARVHRMGQTATVQVHRLVGDETADERMLEILAGKDQVFDVYARLSDSAEVPDAVDISESQLAAQIIDAERQRLGLDG; encoded by the coding sequence ATGGACCGGGCACAAATCTATGCACTGCTAGATCGCACACAACGCGTACTCACCCTTGCGGAACAAGCACAAGAAGCACTGCGATTACTTTCAATTAAGCAGGTTGTCCAGGTGACCTCAAAAGGGGAGCTGGATCCCGATGGCACCGTCTCACTCATCGCTCCCTCCACTATCGTCTGGCCTGAGAATCTCTTTGCCTCAGTGTTTGTTGATGGCCTCCATGCAGAGACCACGATCAAGAACTTTCTCACCTCGATGGCTGTCATCCCTGGCCTCTACCAAGAAGTACGATCAGCCCAAGGTGGACTGCTTTCTCGCTTATTTAACCCGTTCAAATCTCAAGCAGGGGACCAAGCAGCATTTGACCTCATGGTGAAGCTCGACGAGCTCTCACCACAAGAAGCTGATGTTTCTCGCCTCGTCGAAGGCGTCCACGCTGCCCGCGCCCGCCAAGCCCAAGGCGTAGAAATCTTTCCAGGAGTCCACGGACTAGGCGAGCGCTACCTAGAATCTGCCCGCACCCAACTCGCAGGTGCCATTGGTATTTCTACTCCGCATTTCGAAAGTTGGGACGCAGCAAAGCTATCGCTGGCGCGCCGGGTTGTCCAGCGCTATAGCAATGATCCAAATTCAGAGTTTCGGCTTAAGAGTGAAGCAGAAAACTGCTTGGAAGATCTCAACGCACAGCGTGTAGAGATTCTACTGCGGCAATTGCCCGTTGATGCGCTGCGCACAGCCACATCCCACCGTCTGCGTTTTGGCTCATTGGATTCTATCCAAGTGTCCTCAGTAGCGGATGTCTTGCGCACGCACGAATCTGTGTTGACGTCTGTCCCGGGTATCGGACCGCAAACCGCCCAGAGGATGAAAGCAGCGGCCCAAACCCTCAAGCAAGAAGCGCTTGGACGTCAAACGGTCAGCATTGGTGAGGACGCAACTGTCGCAGCTATCGAGCTCGTTCGAGTTCTTGCACGCTTTGATCAAACCGAATCACTTACACCTGAGGAACGAGCCCGACGTAGCCGTGTTCTCGACTATGTCTTCGCCATTCCGCCAAGTTCGCAGACTTACATCGTTGTCAGTGACGGATCGGCTGAAGCAAAAGACATCTTCGATCAATTCGCCGACGATCTCCGCTGGATTGAGGCGAACCCAAACCTTTTCTATCCTCAATCGATCACCACACCCAGCGCCGATATCTGGCAGGACTATCTTAATCGTCCCGCTCACTATCAAAGTTTGCTTGCTACACTGCTGGGCCGTGATGTCGAAGGAGCTGATGAACTCCTAGATCAGTCCACGCTGCACCGCATCAGGGAACTCAAGCTTGACGCCACGCACGTCAAAGATCTCCACCTGCGTGGATATCAATCCTTTGGCGCACGTTTTGCCATCGTGCAAAACAAGGTTTTATTGGGCGATGACATGGGTCTGGGTAAAACTGTCCAAGCGATTTCCGTTGCAGCCCACCTCACGGCGACGGAAAAGGACTTCCGGACGCTCGTTGTGGTCCCCGCATCAGTCTTGGTCAACTGGGCCAGGGAATGCCGACGATTTACTGATCTCCCCATTTTCATCGCGCATGGAGAGGAGAAGCAAGACGCCATCAACGCATGGACGAATACCAACGGCATCGCCGTGTGCACCTATGACGGCGTGCGTGCCATGGACATCCCAGCGCCAGGCCTACTTATCATCGATGAAGCGCACCTGATCAAAAACCCCTCCACCAAACGCACCCAAGCGGTACGCACGCTTATCGACGCTTCCCCCTACGCATTGCTCATGACCGGCACACCGCTGGAAAACAAGGTTGACGAGTTCGTTAACCTTGTGCGCTACATTCAGCCCGATCTGATCACCCGAGGCATGTCCACGATGCAAGCCGATGATTTCCGCGCACGCATCGCACCAGCCTATTTGCGGCGAAATCAAGCCGACGTCCTGGATGAGCTTCCCGAGCGTACCGATTCGATCGACTGGATTGAACTCACGGCAGCCGACCGCGCGGCCTATGATGAACAGGTGCGCGCTGGCAGTTGGATGGGGATGCGCCGCTCGCCCATGCTGTCACCCACACCTAAGGACACCTCGGCAAAAATGCAGCGCATCCTTGAGCTACTTAAGGAAGCTGAAGAACACGGCCGCAAAGCGCTCATCTTCACTTTCTTCCTTGATGTGCTCGATGAACTGGAAAAGCACCTAGGCGGGCGTGTCATAGGCCGCATTTCAGGCCAGGTACCTGCCACTAAACGTCAAGAGCTTGTCGACGCACTCTCGCAGGCCAATCCCGGTTCCGCACTCATCGCCCAGATTGGTGCCGGAGGTGTTGGCCTCAACATTCAATCGGCATCGCTCTGTATTATCTGCGAGCCACAGATCAAGCCGTCTATTGAACACCAAGCCGTGGCTCGCGTGCATCGCATGGGACAAACAGCCACGGTTCAAGTCCATCGACTTGTAGGTGATGAGACCGCTGACGAACGAATGTTGGAAATTTTGGCTGGTAAAGACCAGGTCTTTGACGTTTATGCAAGACTGTCGGACTCTGCAGAAGTGCCCGATGCGGTGGATATTTCGGAATCTCAGTTGGCTGCGCAGATTATTGACGCCGAGCGTCAACGTTTAGGTCTTGATGGCTAA
- a CDS encoding YhgE/Pip family protein: protein MITLRDGAATIASELSDPSSTYRSGVDSAVSASQQLAAGLQTLKDGSSQLSIGARTLADGTSQLAAGSEQLVVGAQALRDGTVQLDEGSSELALKLTDGASQVPTFADGADTTIATPVETEQAGDTTPLFGIGLAPFFMAVGLFMGATVAWMILHPISRRALDSRMGGFRGTLASYLPATVLGLGQATIMWAVLYFLLDLNPAHPAGLWLAMVAISWVFISITHMFNNVAGPSAGRVLSIVMMAFQLVSSGGLYPPETQPAFFHWFHTYDPITYAVNLMRQMIFNETPSNDPRFMQAIWVLLFIWALMLAISTLANRTNKVLRMKDYHPELKV from the coding sequence TTGATCACCCTACGTGACGGCGCAGCCACCATTGCCTCTGAACTATCTGATCCCTCCAGCACCTACCGCTCCGGCGTGGACTCCGCTGTGAGTGCATCCCAACAACTAGCAGCCGGCCTGCAAACCCTGAAAGACGGATCAAGCCAACTCAGCATCGGTGCACGCACCCTTGCTGATGGCACCAGTCAACTGGCGGCAGGTTCTGAACAGCTTGTTGTTGGTGCACAAGCACTGCGCGACGGCACCGTCCAGCTTGATGAAGGCTCCAGCGAACTCGCCCTCAAACTCACCGACGGCGCAAGCCAAGTACCAACCTTCGCTGACGGCGCAGACACCACGATCGCAACCCCAGTTGAAACAGAACAAGCAGGAGACACCACACCGCTCTTCGGTATTGGTCTCGCACCATTCTTCATGGCTGTCGGCCTGTTCATGGGAGCAACCGTTGCCTGGATGATCCTGCACCCAATCAGTCGCCGCGCACTTGACTCCCGCATGGGAGGCTTCCGAGGCACCCTGGCAAGCTACCTTCCAGCAACAGTCTTAGGCCTTGGCCAAGCAACTATCATGTGGGCAGTACTGTACTTCCTGCTCGACCTCAATCCAGCTCACCCAGCTGGATTGTGGCTGGCGATGGTCGCCATCTCATGGGTATTCATCTCCATTACCCACATGTTCAACAACGTGGCAGGACCCTCCGCAGGTCGTGTGCTGTCCATCGTGATGATGGCGTTCCAACTGGTCTCCTCTGGTGGCTTGTACCCACCAGAGACTCAGCCAGCATTCTTCCACTGGTTCCACACCTACGACCCGATCACCTACGCAGTCAACCTCATGCGCCAAATGATCTTCAATGAAACCCCATCGAATGACCCCCGCTTTATGCAAGCAATCTGGGTACTGCTCTTCATTTGGGCACTAATGCTTGCCATTTCCACCCTGGCGAATAGAACAAACAAGGTCCTTCGCATGAAGGATTACCACCCAGAACTGAAGGTCTAG
- a CDS encoding IS3 family transposase (programmed frameshift) codes for MPRKTYSEEFKRDAVALYENSTGTSIQTIATDLGINRNTLQNWLKKYGTGARTKITAIESASVTEAERIRQLEREVIRLREERDILRKAAKYFGGRDELVIRFQFVDDAQKTYSVKRICDVLKLNRSSYYKWKRTAFTRKKRLLNDVILGARVKTVFTTHSGCYGAKRIAAELKDQIGYDPVNHKRVARVMRELKLFGYTKKRKVTTTVSDKTKTVFPDLVGRKFTAEKPNQLYVGDITYLPIADGSNMYLATVIDCYSRRLVGFSIADHMRTSLVQDALKMAKGQRGNLKGSIFHSDHGSVYTSHAFQNTCNDLGIRQSMGTIGTSADNALAESFNAAMKREVFQDSKTFANQLICRRDVFRWCTRYNTIRRHSWCKYLAPVVFEERGPAILRSAS; via the exons ATGCCACGCAAGACCTACTCCGAGGAGTTCAAGCGCGACGCCGTCGCCTTGTATGAGAACTCCACAGGCACCTCGATCCAGACCATCGCCACCGATCTGGGGATCAACCGCAACACACTCCAAAACTGGCTCAAGAAATACGGCACCGGGGCCCGCACCAAGATCACCGCCATTGAGTCCGCCTCGGTGACTGAAGCCGAGCGGATCAGACAACTGGAACGTGAGGTCATCCGGCTGCGCGAAGAGCGCGATATCCTGCGAAAAGCAGCCAAATATTTCG GCGGAAGAGACGAACTGGTGATCCGCTTCCAGTTCGTTGATGACGCCCAGAAGACCTACTCGGTTAAGCGGATATGTGATGTGTTGAAGCTCAATCGTTCCTCATATTACAAATGGAAAAGAACCGCCTTCACACGTAAAAAACGCCTGCTCAACGACGTGATCCTCGGCGCTCGGGTCAAGACTGTATTCACCACTCACAGTGGCTGTTATGGGGCCAAACGAATCGCGGCTGAACTCAAAGACCAGATCGGCTATGATCCGGTGAACCACAAGCGGGTCGCCCGGGTCATGCGTGAACTCAAACTGTTTGGCTACACCAAGAAACGCAAGGTCACCACCACTGTCTCGGACAAAACCAAGACAGTGTTCCCTGATCTTGTCGGCCGGAAGTTCACTGCTGAGAAGCCGAACCAGCTCTACGTTGGGGACATTACCTACCTGCCGATTGCTGATGGGTCGAATATGTACTTAGCTACAGTCATTGACTGTTATTCTCGCAGGTTGGTGGGCTTTTCTATCGCGGACCACATGCGTACTTCCCTGGTGCAGGATGCGCTAAAAATGGCGAAGGGCCAGCGTGGAAACCTGAAGGGCTCGATTTTTCACTCGGACCACGGAAGCGTTTACACCTCTCATGCATTCCAGAACACCTGTAATGACCTCGGAATCAGGCAGTCGATGGGAACAATCGGCACCAGTGCGGACAACGCGCTCGCGGAGTCTTTCAATGCCGCGATGAAGCGGGAAGTCTTCCAAGATTCCAAGACGTTTGCGAACCAATTGATCTGTCGCCGGGACGTTTTCCGCTGGTGCACCCGCTACAACACCATTCGCCGGCATTCCTGGTGTAAATATCTCGCTCCGGTCGTGTTTGAGGAGCGCGGTCCTGCTATCCTGAGATCTGCTTCCTGA